The genomic DNA GTTGCTCGCCGGTTCCGTCACGCGAACATTGCGCCTGGTGACATCACGCTCAATCGCCGGTTGACCGGCGTGAACCGTCAAGTGAGCGGTCGTATACGTATCAACCGGCACCTGTTTGGATTCCGCGTTTTGGCGCTGCTGCCCTATCGACTCCAACGAAGTGTCCGCGACGGTCGGGGACTCGGCTACATCGTTGATGATGCCGAGTCCTGCGCGTAGCGCGAAAAAGTCGAGAAGGTCGGGGACATGCAAGATCGCTCTGAGCAGATTGTCCATCGCTCTCGATTGCAGCACACGACCCGCTTCCCATCGGGCGACGGTCTTCCTGCCAAGACCGAGAATTCGTTCGAGATAGGCCTGCGTGAGGCCGAGGCGCTTACGAAGCGCCAGGATCTCGTCGGGTTGGAGGAATCCGTACAGCTCCCGGTAGTGTGTCGCGGCCACGCGCTGCGCGGCTTCGGCCTGCGCGAGACTGTACTCCTCAGCGCCACACACGCGGCACTTGTAGAGCGACTCCTGTACCGGGATCTCGACGCCAGAAGTCATGCGAGTCCCGGCACGGTGCACCAGGTCGAAATTGTCGGCGCAGAGATGAGCGGGGTGCTGCGCATCTGCCGTGGCCGCAGTCGCCACATCGGGTCGTTCAGTTCGGTCTTGCATCGTCCCACTCATGAAAGGAGATCACGATCGTGTGATCTGTTGTACCAGGGGTTCGATCTTGATCTTGACCCAGAGAACCCGTTGGTATCGCTCAATTCGGTAAATGTCGGCCCCAGCCGTTCTCGTTCACTTGACAGAACCGCCAGTCGGACTGCTTCAGCGCCAACACCGTCGCCCGAATGGCGCCGGATATATCGAGCAGTGATCGCGGCAGCACTCTTGGCGCATCAGCCTTGAGGGCTTTACCGGTGATATGCATGAACCTGCCGCGCGCGAAGTCGCTGAACCTGCGTGAGG from Gemmatimonadaceae bacterium includes the following:
- a CDS encoding type II toxin-antitoxin system MqsA family antitoxin, producing the protein MQDRTERPDVATAATADAQHPAHLCADNFDLVHRAGTRMTSGVEIPVQESLYKCRVCGAEEYSLAQAEAAQRVAATHYRELYGFLQPDEILALRKRLGLTQAYLERILGLGRKTVARWEAGRVLQSRAMDNLLRAILHVPDLLDFFALRAGLGIINDVAESPTVADTSLESIGQQRQNAESKQVPVDTYTTAHLTVHAGQPAIERDVTRRNVRVTEPASNLKTWVLPAKPENEPWLTEHRAIHPAYASAG